Proteins from a single region of Pseudomonas sp. 10S4:
- a CDS encoding polyamine ABC transporter substrate-binding protein, whose amino-acid sequence MNRLKRFIAPALCATVLSGAVHAEDRTLRVYNWFDYITPKALEDFKAQNTQTKLVYDIFDTNEALEAKLLTGNSGYDVVVPSNVFLAKQIEAGVFQPLDRSKLANWNHLDPKLMKLIEANDPGNKFAVPYMYGTILIGFNPDKVKAALGANAPVDSWDLIFKEENISKLKQCGVALLDSPSEILPLALQHLGLDPNSKNPADYAKAEALLMKIRPYITYFHSSKYMADIANGDICVAVGYSGSFSQAANRAKEAKNGVVVDMRLPKEGAPIWFDMLAIPKGAKNPEDAYTFINYLLQPQVIAPVSDFVGYPNPNKDATELVDPAIRNNPNLYPTESAMSTLYTLQPLPRDAERARTRAWTKIKSGT is encoded by the coding sequence ATGAACAGACTCAAGCGTTTTATCGCACCAGCGCTTTGCGCCACGGTGCTCAGTGGTGCCGTTCACGCAGAAGACCGAACGTTGCGCGTCTACAACTGGTTCGACTACATCACCCCAAAAGCCCTGGAAGACTTCAAGGCCCAGAACACCCAGACCAAACTGGTCTACGACATCTTCGACACCAACGAAGCGCTGGAAGCCAAGCTGCTGACCGGTAACTCCGGCTACGACGTGGTGGTGCCGTCCAACGTGTTCCTCGCCAAGCAGATCGAAGCCGGCGTGTTCCAGCCGCTGGACCGCAGCAAGCTGGCGAACTGGAACCACCTCGATCCCAAGCTGATGAAGCTGATCGAGGCCAACGACCCCGGCAACAAATTCGCCGTGCCGTACATGTACGGCACCATCCTGATCGGCTTCAACCCGGACAAGGTCAAGGCTGCGCTGGGTGCCAATGCGCCGGTCGACAGTTGGGACCTGATCTTCAAGGAAGAAAACATCAGCAAGCTCAAGCAGTGCGGCGTCGCCCTGCTCGACTCGCCGTCGGAGATCCTGCCGCTGGCCCTGCAACACCTCGGCCTGGATCCGAACAGCAAGAATCCGGCGGACTACGCCAAAGCTGAAGCGCTGTTGATGAAGATCCGTCCGTACATCACCTACTTCCACTCGTCCAAGTACATGGCCGACATCGCCAACGGTGACATCTGTGTCGCGGTCGGTTATTCCGGCAGCTTCTCCCAGGCCGCCAACCGCGCCAAGGAAGCCAAGAACGGTGTCGTCGTCGACATGCGCTTGCCGAAAGAAGGCGCGCCGATCTGGTTCGACATGCTCGCGATTCCTAAAGGGGCGAAAAATCCGGAAGACGCCTACACCTTCATCAACTACCTGCTGCAACCGCAGGTGATTGCGCCGGTCAGCGATTTTGTCGGCTACCCGAACCCGAACAAGGACGCCACCGAATTGGTCGACCCAGCGATCCGCAACAACCCGAACCTGTACCCGACCGAGTCGGCGATGAGCACGCTCTACACCCTGCAACCGCTGCCGCGTGATGCCGAGCGCGCGCGGACCCGGGCCTGGACCAAGATCAAATCCGGGACCTGA
- a CDS encoding dermonecrotic toxin domain-containing protein, giving the protein MTQTSTPAPKNASKLLQGKISLIIQTSEGPSLDEAAAKLLRDTLKQQYPELDIDPDRTLLVTPQWKQTSEQFIGIAPKIESLTDALLSQSQSGQIANFTEGEHFLTLAPLTIPPIQLAVSIEEIANILNDYAPLLYIEFQQRQLDYWNESLVDKPRWHVLSNTLKNALNLEQVNGWTADQCAVARAVFAHPAKTERAKANTTIPGIQACLIDIDYNKPDNTGHLLLGGAIVLKATHNQQDMLLLYSIEGGYEAFDSMDKLGASLPARMNMENSGESFQWRLFEPDGDIFDYMAWALVAGQIEALAALDSSNSASTRQIFSPAQAGDASRFSAEEKERIKQLKSAVPDWLSNASATDLQDYGHYLSNQGKLRNASEFSDIQLITPYAQEQMRNAIIADRRVNHGNDAAGLPLDELQITITNSMTAGAFTLPNPHDIYVESLGQFGLQNVAPYKAELKFKNNHACPEWLTIAYLNKMAEQVNIGKTYPALLKKKLIDDRAQALLHQQRYVSLLPDLLKLKALECKLQNEGGIDDVGYRYVCEVMDIAQGQPRKDPLDLVIRPLKFVPRYRLLSGGDTVANMFIIGPRHPRGGPCLLYRPALEDPLLQFPSLQNMIYAMHQPGELRDSVLAWLPTSALSFEYSQYVFPVGLPSPWLTTASGIELLLNLDLSGPIGIGTEEVTGDLLTTLFISNAHTLVEQADRQSQSNGERRWELLRDSGWAIFSVASTFLTGPVGTAAWAWQSIEQLQQGLEAHERGDSLVEWTSLGDVLMTLGMILIHQAGKRATADIERLRGRQKNGPHPSPLSAHYPRLLQPP; this is encoded by the coding sequence ATGACGCAAACATCCACACCCGCCCCGAAAAACGCCTCGAAATTGCTTCAGGGAAAAATCAGCCTGATCATTCAGACCAGCGAAGGTCCCAGCCTCGATGAGGCGGCCGCCAAGCTGTTACGCGACACCTTGAAGCAACAGTATCCAGAGCTGGACATCGATCCTGACCGCACGTTGCTCGTCACGCCGCAATGGAAACAGACAAGCGAACAATTCATCGGCATCGCCCCGAAAATCGAGAGCCTGACCGACGCGTTACTGAGCCAGAGCCAGTCCGGGCAAATCGCCAACTTCACCGAAGGCGAACACTTTCTGACACTGGCACCGCTGACCATTCCGCCGATACAACTGGCCGTCAGCATCGAAGAGATTGCCAACATACTGAACGATTATGCGCCGCTGCTGTACATCGAGTTCCAGCAACGGCAACTCGATTACTGGAACGAATCGCTCGTCGACAAACCCCGTTGGCACGTACTGAGCAACACGCTGAAAAACGCCTTGAACCTCGAACAGGTCAACGGCTGGACGGCTGATCAATGCGCGGTGGCCCGAGCCGTTTTCGCGCACCCGGCCAAGACGGAACGAGCTAAAGCCAATACCACGATCCCGGGCATCCAGGCCTGCCTGATTGATATTGACTACAACAAACCGGACAACACCGGCCACCTTCTGCTGGGTGGCGCGATCGTCCTTAAAGCCACGCACAATCAGCAGGACATGCTGTTGCTGTACAGCATCGAAGGGGGCTACGAAGCGTTCGATTCCATGGACAAACTGGGCGCTTCCCTGCCTGCGCGAATGAACATGGAGAACTCCGGGGAGTCCTTTCAATGGCGTTTGTTCGAGCCTGATGGCGACATTTTCGACTACATGGCCTGGGCACTGGTTGCCGGCCAGATAGAGGCTCTTGCAGCACTCGATTCATCCAACTCTGCCTCGACAAGGCAAATTTTTTCACCTGCACAGGCCGGCGACGCCAGTCGTTTCAGTGCAGAGGAAAAAGAGCGCATCAAGCAACTCAAGAGCGCTGTTCCCGACTGGCTCTCGAATGCCTCGGCAACCGACCTGCAGGACTACGGCCACTATCTGTCGAACCAGGGCAAGCTGCGCAACGCCTCAGAGTTCAGCGACATCCAGCTGATCACTCCTTATGCCCAGGAACAAATGCGCAACGCGATCATCGCGGACAGACGCGTGAATCACGGCAACGATGCTGCCGGACTGCCGCTTGATGAATTGCAGATCACCATCACCAACAGCATGACGGCTGGCGCCTTTACCCTGCCCAACCCACACGACATTTACGTCGAAAGCCTGGGTCAATTCGGCCTGCAAAACGTCGCGCCGTACAAGGCCGAATTGAAGTTCAAGAACAACCATGCATGCCCCGAGTGGCTCACCATTGCCTACCTCAACAAAATGGCAGAGCAGGTCAACATTGGTAAAACCTACCCGGCGCTGCTGAAGAAAAAGCTGATCGATGACAGGGCTCAAGCCCTGCTTCATCAACAACGCTATGTCAGCCTGCTGCCCGACCTGCTCAAGCTCAAGGCCCTGGAATGCAAACTGCAGAACGAGGGCGGGATCGACGACGTTGGCTATCGCTATGTCTGCGAGGTAATGGATATCGCCCAGGGGCAACCGCGCAAGGACCCGCTCGACCTCGTCATTCGCCCTCTGAAGTTTGTCCCCAGGTATCGCCTGCTGTCGGGCGGCGATACCGTGGCCAACATGTTCATCATCGGGCCACGACACCCACGCGGCGGCCCATGCCTGCTCTATCGCCCGGCGCTGGAAGATCCGTTGCTACAGTTCCCTTCGCTGCAGAACATGATTTACGCCATGCACCAGCCTGGCGAACTTCGAGATTCGGTGCTGGCCTGGTTACCGACGTCAGCGCTCAGTTTCGAGTATTCACAGTACGTATTTCCTGTCGGCCTGCCTTCGCCCTGGCTAACGACAGCCTCGGGCATTGAACTGCTGTTGAACCTGGATCTGAGCGGCCCGATTGGCATTGGCACCGAGGAGGTCACCGGCGATCTGCTGACCACGTTGTTCATCAGCAACGCCCACACACTGGTGGAACAGGCTGACCGCCAGTCCCAGTCCAATGGCGAACGCCGCTGGGAGCTGCTGCGTGACAGCGGCTGGGCCATCTTCAGTGTCGCGTCGACCTTTTTGACCGGCCCGGTAGGCACCGCTGCGTGGGCCTGGCAAAGCATCGAACAGCTACAGCAAGGACTTGAGGCCCATGAGCGTGGAGACAGCCTGGTGGAGTGGACATCCCTGGGCGACGTACTCATGACGTTGGGCATGATCCTGATTCATCAGGCCGGCAAGCGCGCTACGGCAGATATCGAGCGTTTACGCGGCAGGCAAAAAAATGGCCCGCATCCGTCACCGCTGAGCGCCCATTACCCGCGCCTGCTGCAACCACCATGA
- a CDS encoding PLP-dependent aminotransferase family protein, protein MTSEPLSLSFNPAGIELDRRQGLSRQLYQALRVRVLDGRLASGTRLPASRDLAAALSISRNSVVRAYDQLYAEGFIEGRVGDGTYVAQLPQAALPAKKLSTKVSTGFSTGLSTALSTNWLDLPVIPSSKVIHSGALERVEKNHLAKPPSGPPKAFRVGVPAFDLFPFEVWAKLNAAFWRKPDLQQLCYGDPAGDARLRGMIAAYLRSSRGMQCSAEQIVITSGAQQGISLCAQLLVEPGDGVAIENPGYRAAGHAFAVAGGRLHGVSVDSEGINCAELDGLTDCRLAYVTPSHQYPTGVIMSLARRLELLAWAERTQGWIVEDDYDGEYRYSGAPLAPLAALDRQGRVLYVGTFGKVAFPALRLGYLVLPPGLVDAFSRRRAVDVRHSEVSTQAVMAEFIAAGHFQRHIRRMRRAALSRRNTLLAGWPKDIPGVGSLPSVAAGLHLTVSVESLARERELVAQAEAVGVEINALSSYWLPDSTRPADQRAGLVLGFAAVPEAAIESALIRLRSAWCR, encoded by the coding sequence ATGACCAGCGAACCACTGTCCCTGTCCTTCAACCCGGCCGGCATCGAACTCGATCGCCGCCAGGGCTTGAGTCGTCAGCTCTATCAGGCGTTGCGGGTGCGGGTGCTCGACGGGCGACTGGCCAGTGGCACGCGATTGCCGGCCAGTCGTGACTTGGCGGCGGCGTTATCGATTTCCCGTAACAGCGTGGTCCGCGCCTACGATCAGCTCTATGCCGAAGGCTTTATCGAAGGACGGGTGGGCGATGGGACTTATGTCGCGCAATTGCCTCAAGCCGCGTTGCCGGCAAAAAAACTATCCACAAAAGTATCCACAGGGTTTTCAACAGGGTTATCCACAGCCTTATCCACAAATTGGCTGGATTTACCTGTGATTCCATCCAGTAAAGTTATCCACAGCGGTGCGCTGGAGCGCGTTGAAAAGAACCATTTGGCCAAGCCGCCGAGCGGTCCGCCGAAGGCTTTTCGGGTGGGAGTGCCGGCGTTCGATCTGTTTCCGTTCGAGGTATGGGCCAAGCTGAACGCGGCTTTCTGGCGAAAACCGGATTTACAGCAGCTGTGTTATGGCGATCCGGCCGGTGATGCGCGATTGCGCGGGATGATTGCCGCGTATTTGCGCAGTTCGCGGGGCATGCAGTGCTCGGCTGAGCAAATTGTGATCACCAGTGGCGCACAGCAAGGAATTAGCCTTTGTGCACAGCTGCTCGTGGAGCCGGGCGACGGGGTCGCAATCGAGAATCCGGGGTACCGGGCAGCCGGTCATGCCTTTGCTGTGGCGGGTGGCCGACTGCACGGTGTATCGGTGGACAGCGAGGGAATCAATTGCGCCGAGCTGGACGGGTTGACCGATTGCCGACTGGCTTATGTCACCCCGTCTCATCAGTACCCGACCGGTGTGATCATGAGCCTGGCGCGGCGGCTCGAGTTGTTGGCGTGGGCCGAGCGCACCCAAGGCTGGATCGTCGAAGACGATTACGACGGCGAGTACCGCTACAGCGGCGCACCTTTGGCCCCATTGGCAGCACTGGATCGGCAGGGGCGGGTGTTGTACGTCGGGACGTTCGGTAAAGTGGCGTTCCCGGCATTGCGATTGGGTTACCTGGTATTACCGCCGGGCCTGGTGGATGCGTTTTCCCGTCGGCGTGCGGTGGATGTGCGTCATTCGGAAGTCAGCACCCAGGCTGTGATGGCCGAGTTCATCGCCGCCGGGCATTTCCAGCGGCACATTCGCCGTATGCGCCGAGCCGCTCTAAGTCGGCGCAATACACTGCTGGCTGGTTGGCCAAAAGACATCCCCGGTGTGGGCAGCCTGCCCAGCGTGGCGGCAGGGCTGCATTTGACGGTTTCGGTCGAGAGCTTGGCCCGCGAGCGGGAACTGGTGGCGCAAGCCGAGGCGGTGGGCGTCGAGATCAACGCGCTGAGCAGCTATTGGCTGCCCGACTCGACCCGGCCAGCGGATCAGCGTGCCGGGCTGGTACTGGGGTTCGCCGCCGTGCCGGAGGCGGCGATCGAGTCGGCGCTGATTCGGTTGCGTAGCGCCTGGTGCCGCTAG
- a CDS encoding FMN-binding negative transcriptional regulator: MYTPSAFAIDDLQELHQQILATRLAVLVTHGEQGLQASHIPLLLDAEQGPNGTLYGHLAKANPQWQELQNGAEALVIFAGADAYVSPGFYPSKAEHGKVVPTWNYVAVHAYGKAEVFNDAHRLRNLVSALTDRHEASRAKPWKVDDAPADYIDGMLKAIVGFALPIERLEGKRKLSQNRSAADIAGVREGLAASPDMQDQALAHLMR, from the coding sequence ATGTATACGCCAAGCGCTTTTGCCATCGACGATTTGCAGGAACTGCATCAGCAGATACTCGCCACCCGCCTCGCCGTGCTGGTGACCCATGGTGAACAAGGCCTGCAAGCCAGTCATATCCCGCTGCTGCTGGACGCCGAGCAAGGCCCCAATGGCACCCTTTACGGGCACCTGGCCAAGGCCAATCCACAATGGCAGGAACTGCAAAACGGTGCCGAGGCGCTGGTGATTTTTGCCGGTGCCGATGCTTACGTGAGCCCGGGGTTTTACCCGAGCAAAGCCGAGCACGGCAAAGTCGTGCCGACCTGGAACTACGTCGCCGTGCACGCTTACGGCAAGGCTGAAGTGTTCAACGATGCCCATCGCCTGCGCAATCTGGTCAGCGCCCTGACCGATCGCCACGAAGCGAGCCGTGCCAAGCCCTGGAAAGTCGACGACGCCCCCGCCGACTACATCGACGGCATGCTCAAGGCCATCGTCGGTTTCGCCTTGCCGATCGAGCGCCTGGAAGGCAAACGCAAACTGAGCCAGAACCGTAGTGCCGCAGACATCGCCGGTGTGCGCGAAGGGCTTGCTGCCAGCCCCGACATGCAGGACCAGGCCCTCGCCCACTTGATGCGTTAA
- a CDS encoding GNAT family N-acetyltransferase: protein MSQIEIRQVTTDDHAAWLPLWQAYLSFYNTELPEAVTQSTWQRMLDPSETTHSALAWADGKAVGMVNFIYHRSNWSIENSCYLQDLLVVPETRGTGVGRQLIEFVYATAKADGCCKVHWLTHETNATAIQLYERIAERPGFIQFRKAL, encoded by the coding sequence ATGAGTCAGATCGAGATTCGCCAGGTCACCACCGACGACCACGCTGCCTGGTTGCCGCTATGGCAGGCCTACTTGAGCTTCTACAACACCGAGTTGCCCGAAGCCGTCACCCAAAGCACCTGGCAGCGCATGCTTGACCCAAGCGAAACCACCCACTCCGCCCTCGCCTGGGCCGATGGCAAAGCCGTGGGGATGGTGAACTTCATCTACCATCGCTCGAACTGGAGCATTGAAAACTCTTGCTACCTGCAAGACCTGCTGGTCGTCCCCGAAACCCGTGGCACCGGCGTCGGTCGGCAGTTGATCGAATTCGTCTACGCCACCGCCAAGGCGGACGGTTGCTGCAAGGTTCACTGGTTGACCCACGAAACAAACGCCACCGCGATCCAGCTCTACGAGCGCATCGCCGAACGCCCTGGTTTCATCCAGTTTCGCAAAGCCCTTTAA
- a CDS encoding GNAT family N-acetyltransferase yields MTTSLADWKGAPAPSVQLIEGRFIRLEKLDPARHADGLFKALQGPGADPKLWDYLPYGPFPERSVFNDWLNNHAANSDPYFFAVIDRASGDVQGILSLMSIVPAQGRIEIGHVTFGAPMQRSPKSTEAVYLLAKESFAMGYRRLEWKCNNGNARSKYAAERLGFSFEGVFRQHMVVKGQNRDTAWYSILDSEWPVVGAGFERWLSDENQTDSGQVKTLAECRG; encoded by the coding sequence ATGACAACTTCACTCGCGGACTGGAAAGGCGCCCCGGCGCCCTCGGTTCAACTGATCGAAGGGCGTTTCATTCGCCTGGAAAAACTCGACCCGGCGCGTCATGCCGATGGCTTGTTCAAAGCCCTGCAGGGCCCGGGTGCCGATCCGAAACTCTGGGATTACTTGCCTTACGGTCCGTTCCCGGAGCGCAGCGTGTTCAACGATTGGCTGAACAACCACGCGGCCAACAGCGATCCGTATTTCTTCGCGGTGATCGACCGCGCCAGTGGCGATGTGCAAGGCATTCTCAGCCTGATGTCGATTGTTCCGGCCCAGGGCCGTATCGAAATCGGCCACGTGACCTTCGGCGCACCGATGCAGCGTTCGCCAAAAAGTACCGAGGCGGTTTACCTGCTGGCCAAAGAGTCGTTTGCCATGGGTTACCGACGCCTGGAGTGGAAGTGCAACAACGGCAACGCCCGCTCCAAATATGCGGCCGAGCGTTTGGGTTTCAGTTTTGAAGGTGTGTTTCGCCAGCACATGGTCGTGAAGGGACAGAACCGCGATACCGCGTGGTACTCGATTCTGGATTCGGAATGGCCGGTGGTTGGCGCTGGGTTTGAGCGGTGGCTTTCGGATGAAAACCAGACAGATTCGGGGCAGGTGAAAACCCTGGCTGAGTGCCGCGGGTAA
- a CDS encoding homocysteine S-methyltransferase family protein: MGAGSTIILDGGMGRELQRAGAPFRQPEWSALALSEAPQAVEAVHAAYIESGANVITSNSYAVVPFHIGEERFAAEGQALAALAGELARRAVEAAGKPVRVAGSLPPLFGSYRPDLFDAERVTELLTPLVKGLAPHVDLWLAETQSSIVEARAIHAGLPKDGKPFWLSFTLKDEDTDEVPRLRSGEPVAEAAAVAAELGVETLLFNCSQPEVIGAAIDAARETFERLGVNIHIGAYANAFPPQPKEATANDGLDPLREDLDPPGYLHWAIDWQKRGASHLGGCCGIGPEHIAVLAQKLA, encoded by the coding sequence ATGGGCGCAGGAAGCACAATAATTCTGGACGGCGGCATGGGCCGTGAGCTGCAACGTGCTGGGGCGCCGTTCAGGCAGCCCGAGTGGTCGGCGCTGGCCTTGAGTGAAGCGCCGCAAGCGGTCGAAGCGGTGCACGCGGCTTATATCGAAAGCGGCGCGAACGTCATCACCAGCAACAGTTATGCGGTGGTGCCGTTCCATATTGGCGAAGAGCGTTTTGCCGCTGAGGGTCAGGCGCTTGCAGCGTTGGCCGGTGAGTTGGCGCGGCGTGCAGTCGAGGCTGCCGGCAAACCGGTACGCGTGGCCGGTTCATTACCGCCGCTGTTTGGCTCCTACCGGCCGGACTTGTTCGACGCTGAGCGCGTCACCGAGTTACTGACGCCACTGGTGAAGGGGCTCGCGCCGCACGTTGACCTGTGGCTGGCGGAAACCCAGAGCTCAATCGTCGAGGCGCGGGCGATCCACGCGGGTCTGCCAAAGGACGGCAAGCCGTTCTGGCTGTCGTTTACCTTGAAGGATGAAGACACCGACGAGGTGCCGCGTTTGCGTTCCGGTGAGCCGGTGGCCGAGGCGGCGGCAGTGGCGGCTGAGCTGGGCGTCGAAACGTTGCTGTTCAACTGCAGCCAGCCAGAAGTGATCGGCGCGGCGATTGATGCGGCGCGGGAAACGTTTGAGCGGTTGGGTGTGAACATTCATATCGGCGCGTACGCCAATGCCTTCCCGCCGCAACCGAAAGAGGCGACGGCCAACGACGGGCTCGACCCATTGCGCGAGGATCTGGACCCACCGGGTTACCTGCACTGGGCCATCGATTGGCAGAAGCGTGGGGCCAGTCATTTGGGCGGGTGCTGCGGGATTGGGCCGGAGCATATTGCGGTGCTTGCCCAGAAATTGGCGTGA
- a CDS encoding ABC transporter substrate-binding protein → MKIQPLLALGLTILAASTQAFGGATLDRVEQKKELVGVLMESYPPFSFLNDQNQLDGFDVDVAKAVAEKLGVKLRLETPSWDVIAAGRWSGRYDICICSMTPSKARAEVFDFPVEYYASPAVIVVNAKDDRIHNAKDLSGKKVGLTSASSYEIYLNKNLVIEGAEDTKLQYPFEDVQIAPYDTDNVAFQDLGLGAGVRLDAILTNLVTAQPRLNEDKRFKLAGDPLYSEPNSVAIEKGDAQWDGKVREVFAQLKQDGTLSKLSQKWIGADISK, encoded by the coding sequence ATGAAAATCCAACCGCTACTGGCCTTGGGCCTGACGATTCTGGCTGCCTCTACCCAAGCCTTTGGCGGCGCCACGCTGGATCGCGTCGAGCAAAAGAAAGAACTGGTGGGCGTGCTGATGGAGAGTTATCCACCGTTCTCGTTCCTCAATGACCAGAACCAGCTCGACGGTTTCGACGTCGATGTGGCGAAAGCCGTGGCCGAGAAACTCGGGGTGAAACTGCGCCTCGAAACGCCGTCCTGGGACGTGATTGCCGCCGGCCGCTGGAGCGGTCGCTACGACATTTGCATCTGCTCCATGACCCCGAGCAAGGCCCGCGCCGAAGTCTTCGACTTCCCGGTGGAGTATTACGCCTCGCCGGCGGTGATCGTGGTCAACGCCAAGGATGACCGCATTCACAACGCCAAGGACCTGAGCGGCAAGAAAGTCGGCCTCACCAGCGCCTCCAGCTACGAAATCTACCTGAACAAAAACCTGGTGATCGAAGGCGCCGAGGACACGAAATTGCAGTACCCGTTCGAGGACGTGCAGATCGCCCCGTATGACACCGACAACGTGGCATTCCAGGATTTGGGCCTGGGCGCTGGCGTGCGACTGGACGCGATCCTCACCAACCTGGTGACCGCACAACCGCGCCTGAACGAAGACAAACGCTTCAAGCTGGCCGGCGACCCGCTGTACTCGGAGCCGAACTCGGTGGCCATCGAAAAAGGCGACGCCCAGTGGGACGGCAAGGTGCGTGAAGTCTTTGCCCAACTGAAACAGGACGGCACGCTGAGCAAGCTCTCGCAAAAATGGATCGGCGCCGATATCAGCAAATGA
- a CDS encoding amino acid ABC transporter permease, translated as MTSFPKPPQPPQPVAESRLQRIFGFRTRLYLTWAAMLGLFASFFLSFDLKFSIILDKLPNLVGLHLAPNGFLQGAALTLFLCLCSIVASSLLGFITALARLSKSAVAFGIASFYASFFRGTPLLIQILLIYLGLPQLGIVPGAVAAGIIALSLNYGAYLSEIFRAGILGVPHGQREASLALGMRETVIFWRVTLPQAMRTIIPPTTNQFISMLKDSSLISVMGVWEVMFLAQSYGRSSYRYIEMLTTAAVIYWVMSIGLELIQARMERHYGKAYLSRS; from the coding sequence ATGACTTCTTTCCCAAAACCTCCCCAGCCACCGCAACCGGTAGCTGAGTCGCGGCTGCAACGGATCTTCGGTTTCCGCACGCGGCTGTACCTGACCTGGGCGGCGATGCTCGGCTTGTTCGCCAGTTTTTTCCTGAGCTTCGACCTGAAGTTCTCGATCATCCTCGACAAACTGCCCAACCTCGTCGGCCTGCACCTGGCGCCCAATGGCTTCTTGCAAGGGGCGGCGCTGACGTTGTTTCTGTGCCTGTGCTCGATCGTCGCCTCGTCGCTGCTGGGTTTCATCACCGCACTGGCACGGTTATCGAAGAGCGCCGTGGCGTTCGGGATTGCGAGTTTCTACGCGTCGTTCTTTCGCGGCACGCCGCTGCTGATCCAAATCCTGCTGATCTACCTCGGCCTGCCGCAACTGGGCATCGTGCCGGGCGCCGTTGCCGCCGGGATCATCGCCCTGTCGCTGAACTACGGCGCTTACCTGAGCGAAATCTTCCGCGCCGGCATCCTCGGCGTCCCCCATGGCCAACGCGAGGCGTCCCTGGCCCTGGGCATGCGCGAAACCGTAATCTTCTGGCGCGTCACCCTGCCCCAAGCCATGCGCACCATCATCCCGCCGACCACCAACCAATTCATCTCCATGCTCAAGGACTCGTCGCTGATCTCGGTGATGGGGGTTTGGGAGGTTATGTTTTTGGCGCAGTCGTATGGGCGCTCGAGCTATCGGTATATCGAGATGCTGACCACAGCGGCGGTGATTTATTGGGTGATGTCGATTGGGCTGGAGCTGATTCAGGCGAGGATGGAGCGGCATTATGGGAAGGCGTATTTGAGCCGTTCATAG